The following nucleotide sequence is from Triticum dicoccoides isolate Atlit2015 ecotype Zavitan chromosome 7B, WEW_v2.0, whole genome shotgun sequence.
gatgattatatttataaaacttgtcatgattatgattacccttttctgaacattactcttttattgtggaaacaatttttagtattcaagtctcttatgatactctcactatttcgaatgagaagaattttgcttatgtggagagtagtaaattttatatgcttgtagatcatgaaaagaatgctttaggtgctggttatattgttgaattcattcatgatgctactgaaaattattatgagggaggaacatatgcttgtaggaattgcaataatgtcaagtttcccctCCACGTGTTGaatatcttgaagctatgcttgttttgccttcctatgctagttgatcattgttcccataaattgtttgctcaaaaaattcctatgcataggaagtgggttagacttaaatgtgttagtcatattcttcatgatgctctctttatgtttcaattcttatcttttatgtgagcatcattgtcatcatcatgcctagctaaaaaggcattaaagaaaagcgcttgttgggagacaacccaatatttatccttactgtttttgtgtgtccacatgattatgctactgtagtaatcatgttttatagcttttgtttcaataaagtgccaagtaagacctttaggatagcttacggtgatacttgtgttgatcctgctgaaaatcagaaacttttgcatccagtaaattagttttgataattaacagaaacgtgcttttgatctgattctttttgctctggattggtacacaaattgcttaggacttcctaatgtggtagaatttttggagttccagaagtatacgcttgatacagattactacagactgttctgtttttgacacattctgttttctatgtgttgtttgcttattttgatgaatctatgagtagtatcgaagggtatgaaccatagataagttggagtaaagtagatattacaccaatataaatgtagaatgagttcactacagtacctaagtggtggttttattttcttatactaacggagcttacgagttttctgttgagttttgtgttgtgaagttttcaagttttgggtaaagattcgatggactgtggaataaggagtggtaagagcctaagcttggggattcccaaggcaccccaagttaatatttaaggacaaccaagatcctaagcttggggatgccccggaaggcatcccctctttcgtcttcgttcatcggtaactttacttggagctatatttttattcaccacatgatatgtgttttgcttggagcatcattttattttgttagtatttgttgctgttatttataataatgttttgcatctttagtttcaataaaaatgtcaaggatagcctttaccatgcttattttgctagtatacatgttgctgtttgaaaacagaaagtttaccactgttggaaaaattccctagaaaagtcagagaatggtataatgttgaaacattttgcataatgagatctgataaatcttctacagcgtatatttttctcataatttttggagttagggaagtatgatgaatcttgcattctttacagactgtactgttttggcagattgctgttatgtttgcattatttgcatatgtttgcttgtttaatgattctatttgaggataggagtattaaatatgcagagaaatttagtatgcaatgtgtaacaataattttagtgatttgttacagtagacaatgataaggttttgcattggtttatactaacttatctcacgagttattgttgagtttggtgcggatgaagctttcgagatttaggaaaccgagatataaaaggaattaaggagacacaaaagctcaagcttggggatgcccaaggcaccccaagataatatttcaataagtctctagcatccaagcttggggatgccccggtaggcatcccaccttttttcttcaacaactatcggttagtatcggttgagcctaagtttttgcttcttcacatgagttgtgccatccttgcaatgtcattgtattttgctttgcttgctgtttgaataaaataccaagatctgaaattcttaaatgagagggagtcttcacatagttacacaattatttagctactcattgatcttcacttatatctttttggagtagtttgtcatttactcgtgtgcttcacttatatcctatgagtaaatggttgaatgagttgaatgtcataaatctgaaattatatatgtttcatttgcttatcccatggggagtaatgacttcacatctaagaagtagaggttgtaaatttattgaaggttagcaagcattgtattggtcatttgaacaattcatgaaagaatattgaaggaagagaaatttcacatataaatatactatcttggacttcttttataattgtgagcactcattaagtatgacatgctaaagagttgatgttggacaaggaagacaatgtaatgggttatgttttctcacatctcaattaaagtatattgtcatggatcattcaaacatgttgagctttccgttccccctcatgctagccaaaattccttgcaccaagtagagatactacttatgcttccaaatatccttaaacccagtttttgccatgagagtccaccatacctacctatggattgagtaagatccttcaagtaagttatcatgttgcaagcaataaaaattgctctctaaatatgtatgacttattagtgcggataaaataagctttatacgatcgtgtgatatggaagtaataaaagcgacagactgcataataaaggttcatatcacaagtggcaatataaagtgaagttcttttgcattaagattttgtgcatccaaccctaaaagcacatgacaacctctgcttccctctgcgaagggcctatcttttaccttatgtcttttactttatgcaagagtcaaggtgatcttcacctttccctttttcattttatcctttggcaagcacctcgtgttggaaagatcctgatatatatatccaattggatgtaagttagcatgaactattattgttgacatcacccaaaggtgaatacgttgggaggcaacactataaacccctatctttctcagtgtccgattaaaattccataaccataagtattgcgtgagtgttagcaattgtagaatactatatgatagttgagtatgtggagtttgctaaatcaaagctctgacatagacccttcttgaaaataagatgaattgcaattgtttgatgactgagaacatatttTGCTAGTTtttaagaaagtttatggtctatgctttaatatgtgaatagcttgttacttgatcttgagaagttttatgagatgaactactattatgacatataatcatgctataaaggtgattgaaattatcattgatcaaacttttgcacctgctagcattcacacttcataaattctttcttttatcatttacctactcgaggacgagcatgaattaagcttggggatgctgatacgtctccaacatatctataatttatgaagcattaatgctattatattatctgttttggatgtttatgggctttattatgcacttttatattatttttgggactaacttattaaccggaggcccatcccatactgttgttttcttgcctatttcagtgtttcgaagaaaaggaatatcaaacagagtccaaacggaatgaaaccttcgggagcgttatttttggaacggaagcgatccaggagacttggagttgaagtcaaggaagcttcgaggtggccgcgagggtgggggcgccccccctactaggcgcgccccctgtctcatgggcccctcgaggctcccccgaccgacttctttcgcctatatattcccatataccctaaaaacatcaaagacaacaataggtcgggagttccgccgtcgcaagcctctatagccaccaaaaacctctcgggagcccgttccggcaccctgccagaggggggattccccaccagtggccatcttcatcatcccggcgctctccatgacgaggagggagtagttcacccttggggctgagggtatgtaccagtagctatgtgtttgatctctctctctctctctctctctcgtgttctctctatggcacgatcttgatgtatcacgagctttgctactatatttggatcttatgatgtttctccccctctactctcttgtaatggattgagttttccctttgaagttatcttatcggattgcgtctttaaggatttgagaacacttgatgtatgtcttgccatgcttatctgtggtgacaatgggatatttacgtgatccacttgatgtatgttttggtgatcaacttgcgggttccgcccatgaacctatgcataggggttggcacacatttccgtcttgactctccggtagaaactttggggcactctttgaagtactttgtgttggttgaatagatgaatctgagattgtgtgatgcatatcgtataatcatgcccacggatactcgaggtgacaatggagtatctaggtgacattagggttttggttgatttgtgtcttaaggtgttattctagtatgaaatctatgatagattcaacggaaataatagcttcatgttattttactacggactcttgaatagatagagcagaaaggataactttgaggtggtttcgtaccctaccataatctcttcgtttgttctccgctattagtggctttggagtgactctttattgcatgttgaggaatagttatatgatccaattatgttattattgttgagagaactttcactagtgaaagtatgaaccctaggccttgtttcctaccattgcaataccgtttacgcttacttttttcattagttaccttgctatttttatattttcagattacaaaaacctatatctactatccgtattgcacttgtatcaccatctcttcgccgaattagtgcacctatacaatttaccattgtattgggtgtgttggggacacaagagactctttgttatttggttgcaggggtgcttgagagagaccatcttcatcctatgcctcccacggattgataaaccttaggtcatccacttgagggaaatttgctactgtcctacaaacctctgcacttggaggcccaacaacgtctacaagaagaaggttgtgtagtagacatcaatatgcttatgcatgcatgcaatttgtTGGGTGCCCCCAGCGCTTCATTTttttctctgttgctcagggtctacatctggctttgtacaaggggttacatgcaaatgaggcaaggcctgtacaaaagggtggctgccgggaaGGGCCCGACTGCtgtgccttacgggtagaacttgcggagatgctcaacgtTCCATGAGTTTTGTGATTTTGTGCCATCTCCAGTCTCCAGACGGACTGtggcaggtctggtgactcgtactacccggtaagggcctttccactttggcgtcaacttgtttgcacctttggcggactgaacccgcctaaggacaaggtcgccgtcctcaaaacactgggcatgaaccctgcggctgtgatagcaACGTAGGGCTTGTTGATAGCGTGCaacacgcgtagcagcccggagacggttctcctcgagtagcacagcgtcgtcACACCAATGCTGTtcctgcgctacttcatcgtaggcaagcactcaaggtgacccgtaaatgagttccgtggggataactgcttctgccccgtataccagggagaagggagtctcccAATAGCTCGATTTAGTGTCGTTCTAAGGGACCAAATAACCACCAGCAGCTCGTCGGTCCACCGCCTGCCACACTTCtgcagcttatcaaatgttctcgtcttgagtccccgcaacacttcagcattcgccctcttagCTTATCCGATGCTCTTTGGGTGAGCAACAGAGGCGAACGAGATCTTGGTTCCGAGGgcatgaacgtattgcatgaaggagcggctcgtgaattgggtgccattgttagtgatgatccgAGCTGGGACTTCGAAGCGGCAcacaatcctttcaagaactcgaTAGCTAACTGAGGAGTCACCTTTTTCACGGGctctacttccggccactttgtaaacttgtcgattgcaatgaacaagaattcaaaaCCCCCGACAACATGACAAAGGGATtatctgaagagcttgggcatgcaggtggatattcttggaatggaactagcaggCTTCATGTGACCAActcaactgcatcttggagggctgtgggccagtaAAATCCTTGCCGGAAGGCCTTCCCAACCAGAGCCCTCGATCCGATGTGTGAGCCGCACATGCCCTTATGTATTtgtgccagcagttcctttccttcttcccggcaaatgcacttcaatttcacactgttgggccttCTTCTATACAACGTGTCATCCTTGAGCGAGATTGATTTGAAACTGAAATTTTACATGTTTGCAGAACATCAAACTGTCCAACACACTGTATTTTTTTCCTGAATTTTTGAGAGATTGTTTCCAGCAGCTATCTGTTGCTACTTGCAATTGTTACTAAAAAGCTAAGCGTTTGGAGCTAGGAGTTATCTAAGCATTTCAGAACTCATACTCATCAGATGTGTGCAATATGACCATGAAACATTCACAACTGTATTATCACAAAGCATAATCCAATTACAAAAGCAAATAACTTGACCACACCCAGGGTCCATCCATCATCCAATTAGACTAAAAAGTTCAACAACAAGATAGGAGCGAAAGGCTAAGCAATTGGAAACAGTAGAGAAAACTAAGCATTTGGAGGTGGGGAGCGAAAGGCTAAGAATTTAAGCTGGTTGGCATTTGAAATGGCAAGCGACACTCTAGTTTGATGGGCTTGCTGGACCACTAGAGGACCCACTCGCAGAATCACTCAATTCAGTAGCACCTAGAGTTCCACCAGCCACATCCTGTTTGATCTCCTCTTTTTCATCAGCTGCAAACCTTCCAATGACCACCTGCACATCAGTACAACAAAATGCAAACCATTAAGAGAAAGCACAAGGTTCTCAAttgcaatatatgtgtgttctcgtGAAACGATGCTATTTCCCAAACAAGCTATGTACCATAAAAAGAAGCACATCATGATTTTCAGAAGGAATATTAATACTTACAATGTAAATCATTTGGCAGCACACATTTTGTTTTCGAAACGTAGGAAGCACATATAGACTTAAGAAATGCTTAAACAAACAGAGCAAGATACAATGGAAGCTATTGGTATATATGGAACAAAGATCTTAGTTGGTCTTTTTGTAATCTGCTATTGGTATATATGGAGCAAGATACAAGTGAAAGATGGTAACCTGAACAGGTGATGCTGCAATCAGAGGTCCTGCTAACCCACCGCCGAAGATGCGGCCATCAGCACCGACAAGCGAAATGGCGAACCAACCCTTTAGAGAGCTCACTCCATTAGTTTTTGACGGCAGATACGAGCCGGTCATAGAGATAATGTCAAAACAACCCTGCATATTACATGCTAAGGATTAGATATTGTTTAAAGTTGGTAACAAATCTAGAGGCCAAACAACGATATCATTTTTAGAAGACCAGAACTACAAAACACTATGTTTCCCTTGCGATATTTCCTATGTTGGTAAAGAAAACAATTCAACCTCATAGCTCCCTGAACTGCACATTTTTTGCATGCTTCACTTTTTGTTATTGCTGAATTTGTTTTTCTCATAGCTCCCTGAGCGAGATTGATTTGAAACTGAAATTTTACATGTTTGCAGAACATCAAACTGTCCAACACACtgtattttttttagaatttttgagagATCATTTCCAGGAGATAGTTTCTCTGGACTTATGAGCAGTCATCAGTTGCTACCTGCAATTGATACTGAAAAAGCTAAGTGTTTGGAGCTAGGAGTTATCTAAGCATTTCAGAACTGATACACATCAGATGTGTAGGAGTTACCTAAGCATTTCAGAACCGGTAATCATCAGATGTGTGCAATATGACCATGAAATGTTTCATTAACTATAATATCATGAAGCATCATCCAGTTACAGAAAACATAACTTGACCACATCGAGGGGCCATACATCATATAACGAGACTGAAAAGTTCAACAAGTACGAGCAGAAAGCTAAGCATTTGGAAATAATAGCAGGAATGAAAAGCTAGGAATTTAAGCTGGCTGGCATCTGGAAATAGGAAGCTGGTGTTGAATGTGCGAGCGGCACTCTAGTTTGATGGGCTTGCTGGACCACTAGAGGATCCAGTCGCAGAATCACTCGATTCAGTAGCACCTGGAGTTCCACTGGCCACATCCTGTTTCATCTCCTCTTTTTCATCAGCTGCAAACCTTCCAATGACCACCTGCGCATCAGCACAACAAAATGCAAACCATTAAGAGAAAGCACAAGGTTCTCAATTGCAATATGTGCGTTTTTCGTGAAACGATGCTATTTCCTGAACAAGCTATGTACCATAAAAAGGAAGCACATCATGATTTTCAGTAGGAATGTTAATACGCATAATAATGCAAATCATTTGGCAGCAGACATTTTGTTTTCGAAACATAGGAAGCACATATAGACTTAAAAAATACTTACACAAATAGAGCAAGATACAATGGAAACTATTGGTTATATATGGAACAAAGATCTTAGTTGGTCGTTTGGTAATCTGCTATTGGTATATATGGAGCAAGATACAAGTGAAAGATGGTAACCTGAACAGGTGACGCTGCAATCAGAGGTCCGGCTAACCCACCACCGAAGATGCGGCCATCAGCACCGACAAGCGAAATAGCGAACCCACCTTTTAGAGTGCTAACTCCATCAGTTTTTGACGGCAGATACGAGCCGGTCATAGAGACAATGTCAAAACAACCCTGCATATTACATGCTAAGGATTAGATATTTTTTAAAGTTGGTAACAAATCTATAGGCCAAACAACGATATCATTTTTAGAAGACCAGAACTACAAAACGCTATATTTCCCTTGCGATATTCCCTATGTTGGTAAAGAAAACAATTCAATCTCTCTAACTACTATCTCACATTTCATTTTACTTTTATAATTCTCTTAATTTGGTTGAagctgaacttttattttgaaaacATGCCAGAGAAAAGGGATTTCTAGTGTACAGATTCCAAGCTAAAACAATAGAGCAAACCTCATGAATAACTATTTCAAGGGGAGAAGCTGGTTGATGCAGTGTCACGTTGGAAACGGCGCCCTCGGCAGATATGATAAAAAATGCCCAACCATTCCCACCATACGACTTGACTTCCATTGCTACATCCTGAAACCATGGGTTCCTTATTAGAATTTTACAATATATGCATATATGGGGTGGAATAGAGAACTTATCAAAAAGATGCGAAAGACAATAAAAAACGGGAAAAGAGAAGGACAACACCAAGCTCTCTTCAACACATTGTAGGATGGATATAGACATAACCAGTTGAAAAAATGTGCTGAATAATAAATCAAGAAAGAGACAAATGTTATCTCCAAATTTTACACAAATAAGCATTGCTATCCCGATATTTTTTCTCCGTTTCTGGTCCGAGTCCGATCCGGATCCGGTCATTATCCAGTCCGCTTCGAATCCAAAAAAAATAAATATGGTAAAGGATATGGGGAAATCATTACTAATCCGATCCGATCCGTTTACATCCCATTGCCCAGAGCCAAAACgtccgcccccccccccaccccccttaAAAATATATATCAAGTGCAAGTcatttcaatataaatatgtacaaCACACATAGCGTTAATTAGAGGCAACTTTGCTCAATTTTTTTCTAATAtttaacactaaatacatccacaaaATAAACTTTATATTTTTCTAAAAGGAACCACCTTCAATTGGACATTCTAATATCTAGTATCCAGATACTACAACGAAATATTAATAGAGCACTGAATGTCTCTAGGAGCATTATAAGAGTAGGAAAATTTTACCTGTCCACCTTGAACTGTGATGATTTGAGGAACTATTTCAGCCGCACATGGCTCTGCCAGATAAAAAATCCATTTCAAATTAGATTTTTTTTGGGAAGTATATTGTAATTAATGCTGGCAAACTGATGATAGCACTCATGTGCATGCGCCTATAAACAGTACTACATGATATGAAATAAACAAACATCCTAGAAATATAATTTCAAAGCTTCAAGGAATACGCCGGGTGGCTCAGAGCTCGTGTAGCGCCATTGCGACCATTGCAAGCTGCGGGACACGATGAACATGTTGCACGAGTAGGAAGAGCTACCTTGTTCAGCAtcggccaggcgggcgccgacggTGGGTTGTGGCTGTGGATGAAGTGGACTCTTGGGCAATCCAGCGCCATAGGCCGCCTTGCCCGCACCCGCCGGGACGGCTCCTCCTTCCATTGCCTTACGAGCACAACAAACACACAGACACAAACAAAAGGAAACCCTCACTTGTTTTACTGGTAACTCGATGCCTGGAAATGCACAAACCCAGGTCTTTTTATAGGGCAGTGGGTGGGATGCGATTTTGACTTGGGTATTCTTTGGGGTGCCTTTAGATTCATTAATTACTTGCTTCCTTTTGGTTCTAGGAGGAtgtattttttggaaatttctTGATTGGTCATTGTGGATGTGTTCAGAACTTCAGATGATGAGCTAGGTTATTTTCTTCCTATTTTTTGGATTTTCAAACGCAAACATGACAGAACTATAAATGAAAAATCTAAAGTTGGCAAAACAATTAATGAAACTCCAAAGATGGCACATCAGTACTAAATGAAATCCCAAAGATGGATAACAATAAATGAGAAAAAAATCCAAAGATAACCCTATCTTTGGATTTTCATTCATTGTTTGCCATTTAGATTTTCATTTATTACTTGCTATCTTTGGATTTTGATTTATTGCTATGCCATTTTTTGAATTTCATTTATGTTGTGCGATATTTGGACTTTTCATTTATTATTATGCCAAATTTGGATTTTCATTTATTATtatgacatttttggatttttaattGTTGTTGTGGACTTTGGATTTTTATGGGCATTCCTCCGCTTGAGTCTACCAATTGCTATCTTTTCAAGTGGGCCGTGTTTCGATTTACAATGCGTGAATGATATGTTAGAGGGGTGGGTTTACCATCCACTCAAGCCGACTTTATACATGACATGGTTTAGGTTCTAAATGAACAGAATTTTTCGTAGTAATCGTGTATCTTCATTACCAACTAACAAGTGCACACAAAACACACTAAAGACTACTAGAGACCGAGAGAAGGCATGCGAATTGGATTTTTTCCAGCAAAGCCCCCACAAAATAGAAAAATAATATCAGGTGCTTTAGGGGTCGTTGCACACACCACAAGTCCACGACCATGGTCTGCCAACAACCAATCACAACCGAGGTGCTCATTGGAAGAGAAACCAAGCCTCCACTGCCAAAACTGAGGAATTGCTATCACTAGAGAGAATTTGAAAGACGAAGAATACACATGTTGCAAGTAGTGAGGCACATTGGTTGTGGAACAATCCCACGTTGACTTGGGCTTAGATCTATCTATATATCGGCCCAATGATATTCTGGAAGAACGCTAGATTTGCCAACTTTGAACCACCATCGCTCCAAAGCCACTATTGATTTCCTCTCGGTTGCTTGCCTCCGAGAGGCAACAAATTCCATCAACAAACTGAAAAACAAATCTCGCTACCTAATAGTACGATGAGNNNNNNNNNNNNNNNNNNNNNNNNNNNNNNNNNNNNNNNNNNNNNNNNNNNNNNNNNNNNNNNNNNNNNNNNNNNNNNNNNNNNNNNNNNNNNNNNNNNNNNNNNGGGGGGGGGGGGATTCACGTTTTCAACCGAATTTTCTAGATAGAAGGGGAGAGAGTGAAATAAAGACCTGAAAACATAAGAATTGGATCGAGTAGGTGTTCTAATGCTAGAAAAAAAACTACTCCATCGGTCAATGACCTTACTCTTCACTACCTCCATGACAGGTCGTTGCAATATTCCACAATACAAATAAAGAGATGCAAAAGAGTAAGGATCTCACCAAGTTTATAATGTTGCCGAAGATATTGGAGGTGGCACCCTTCGTTAATTTCGTAATATGATCATTGGTGAGATGATCCGCCATGAGATTAGCAATCTCTGAATCAAATATCTAATCATTAATGAGTTGATCCACCATGCGCTTGTCCGCCCTTGAACTCAACAATTTGATTGCAGAGACAATGTTTTATGTGGTTGTCCACCTTGTGCTCACAACCATTATGACGGGTGGATCTACGTTGTACTGACATAGTTAAACTAGTAGAGTGGATTCTTTTGAGATGCAAGGAAGAAGTGACTTCGTCGGAACTTAGATAGGGATGGATGTGGTGTTAGAGTCGAGATTGAAAGTGGAGAACAGAAGGTTTGTGGCGAGACATTAGGGGCGGCGGtggtgggggagggggggggggttgggggaacATTTAGGGTTGAGGGGAGCGGCGAGTCTTTTATAGTACTTGGTATGCGATGGCCCCACCTAGAATAAGGCGATGAAGAATTATGTGTCGGCTACATTGTTGAGAAAACAGTATGACATGGCAGTAAGGTGAA
It contains:
- the LOC119335351 gene encoding AT-hook motif nuclear-localized protein 4-like, with product MEGGAVPAGAGKAAYGAGLPKSPLHPQPQPTVGARLADAEQEPCAAEIVPQIITVQGGQDVAMEVKSYGGNGWAFFIISAEGAVSNVTLHQPASPLEIVIHEGCFDIVSMTGSYLPSKTDGVSTLKGGFAISLVGADGRIFGGGLAGPLIAASPVQVVIGRFAADEKEEMKQDVASGTPGATESSDSATGSSSGPASPSN